Sequence from the Terriglobia bacterium genome:
TTGGGATGTAGCGCGAAAGGCGCTCGAGGTATTCGGCGGTGAGCGACTGGATGGCGGACTCTTTGGTTTTGCCGATCCAGGCAATGCGCAGGCGCATACGCCATTTGTAATGGGTAATTGGTAATTTGCAAATTGATTCGGGCGGGCTGCGTCTGGTCAGGAATCGTAGTAGGTAGTCGGTAGTCCGTAGACTGGCCGACTGAGGACTACCGTGAGATGCAATTTACATCTTGAGTTATCGAACCCCGGCCGCGAGCACAAAGTCCGCCGTCATGTTCACTTTCTCGCCGTCCCAGAAGCGGGAGAAAGCGGCGTGGACGTCGCGGGTGATCGGTTCCATCTGTTCGGGGCGGATTTGCTCCAGCACGGGACGAAACGGGATGGTCACCGCCTGGTAATACTGCCAGAGCTCGTCAATGGAGCCGTGCCACACCCACGGTACGGTGTGGAGTTCTTCGTTGACGTCGCGGAATCCGGCGGCGGTAAGCGCGGCGGCCAGCGTACCGCGCTCGCCGAACTTGAACACCTGCTTGGCGGCTGGAGGCAAGTCGCCGCCGATGTGCCGCATGAGGATCATGCCGGTGGCTTGAAAATACGGCTGCTCCATCGGACCCCAGGCGAGGATGGCGACACGGCCGCCCGGCTTGAGCACGCGCCGTAGCTCGCTCAGGGCGCGCGGCAGGTCGGCGAAGAACATGACGCCGAGTCGCGAGGTCACAAGGTCGAAGTTCTCGTCGGGAAATCGCAGGCGATGCACGTCCTCGACTTCGAAGCTGATGTTGGTGAGGCCGCGGTCGCGGGCGCGCTGGGCGGCGATCTTCAGCGGCTCGGGCGACAGATCGGTGGCGATAACGTGGCCGTCCGGCGCAACCCGTCGCGCCACGAGCAGCGCCGGCGCGCCGGTGCCGCTGGCTACGTCGAGCACCTTCATGCCAGGTTGCGGCCGCGCGAAGTCAACAATCGCTTGGGTGGCGCCGCGACCCATTGCCGCCGAGGGGCGCTCCCAGCGGTTGGCGGCGTTCATGCGCGCGTGAGTTGCCCAGTCGGAGGCCCTTGGAGGCTTGGTTGCCATCAGGAAAAAATACCAGAAGAAGTGCTGCTCGTGGGGTATTCAATGCTAGCGCCGAATTGGGAACGCACGCGCAGCGGTGATGGCCGTCACCGCCGGGGAGCCCGCGCCGGGTAAAGACTTTCGATAGCGCGAGCGGTGAAAAAATACTGCCTTGCCTGAGCACAGCAACAGCGAAAACACACTGTTGCGTTGGCCGCGCTCCGCGGCCCCGTAAACCTTCACCCTAACCGGTTTCGCCTCACAAGGGGGAGGTATGGTGCTCCAGGATTCGAACCGTCTAAACCTACGATCCACGTTCATCTATCGCGGATGCGCCGCCCCTTGTATCTGCGTTTGCGCGGGCAAACGCTCCGGTGTGCGCCGTGAGGGTGCGCGCGATCGCAGGTCACATCGAGGAG
This genomic interval carries:
- a CDS encoding class I SAM-dependent methyltransferase, whose product is MATKPPRASDWATHARMNAANRWERPSAAMGRGATQAIVDFARPQPGMKVLDVASGTGAPALLVARRVAPDGHVIATDLSPEPLKIAAQRARDRGLTNISFEVEDVHRLRFPDENFDLVTSRLGVMFFADLPRALSELRRVLKPGGRVAILAWGPMEQPYFQATGMILMRHIGGDLPPAAKQVFKFGERGTLAAALTAAGFRDVNEELHTVPWVWHGSIDELWQYYQAVTIPFRPVLEQIRPEQMEPITRDVHAAFSRFWDGEKVNMTADFVLAAGVR